A genomic region of Pseudomonas frederiksbergensis contains the following coding sequences:
- the rnhA gene encoding ribonuclease HI encodes MSDSVELFTDGACKGNPGPGGWGALLVCKGVEKELWGGEANTTNNRMELMGAIRGLEELKRSCDVLLVTDSQYVMKGINEWMVNWKKRGWKTAAKEPVKNADLWKLLDEQVNRHNVTWKWVRGHIGHPGNERADQLANRGVDDVRGYKQD; translated from the coding sequence ATGAGCGATAGCGTAGAACTCTTCACCGACGGCGCCTGCAAGGGCAACCCTGGCCCTGGCGGCTGGGGCGCACTGCTGGTGTGCAAGGGCGTTGAAAAGGAACTCTGGGGCGGCGAAGCCAATACCACCAACAACCGCATGGAGCTGATGGGCGCGATTCGTGGCCTCGAAGAGCTCAAGCGTTCCTGCGACGTGTTGCTGGTCACCGACTCACAATACGTGATGAAAGGCATCAACGAATGGATGGTCAACTGGAAGAAGCGCGGCTGGAAAACCGCGGCGAAAGAACCGGTGAAAAACGCTGACCTGTGGAAGCTGCTCGATGAGCAGGTCAATCGCCACAACGTCACCTGGAAATGGGTGCGCGGCCATATCGGGCATCCCGGCAACGAACGCGCCGACCAGTTGGCCAACCGTGGCGTTGACGACGTTCGGGGTTACAAGCAGGACTGA
- a CDS encoding class I SAM-dependent methyltransferase — MTDKAFAQADPDWLALISAAREWLSGPIGQFLLNEERQMLEDELGRFFGGYLVHYGPSAETPPAARQVQRNVRLGAPLPGVEIVCEEQAWPISEHAADVVVMQHGLDFCLSPHGLLREAASAVRPGGHLLIVGINPWSSWGLRHVFAHDALRKARCISPSRVADWLNLLGFALEKRRFGCYRPPLASPAWQARLAGWERKAGDWQLSGGGFYLLVARKIVVGLRPVRQVRREPMGKLIPLPMAKVNRRHLEP, encoded by the coding sequence ATGACCGATAAAGCGTTCGCTCAGGCTGATCCTGACTGGCTGGCATTGATCAGTGCCGCCCGCGAGTGGCTGTCAGGTCCCATCGGGCAATTTTTGCTGAATGAAGAACGCCAGATGCTCGAAGACGAGTTGGGGCGTTTCTTTGGCGGGTATCTGGTGCATTACGGTCCTTCGGCCGAAACACCCCCGGCGGCGAGGCAGGTGCAACGTAATGTCCGTCTGGGAGCGCCGTTGCCGGGGGTGGAAATTGTCTGTGAAGAACAGGCCTGGCCGATCAGTGAGCACGCTGCCGACGTGGTGGTGATGCAACATGGGCTGGATTTCTGCCTGTCGCCTCATGGCCTGCTGCGTGAAGCCGCCAGCGCGGTGCGTCCCGGCGGGCACCTGTTGATTGTCGGGATCAACCCCTGGAGCAGTTGGGGACTGCGGCACGTGTTTGCCCACGACGCCCTGCGCAAGGCGCGCTGCATTTCGCCGTCGCGGGTCGCCGACTGGCTCAACCTGCTGGGGTTTGCGCTGGAGAAACGCCGCTTCGGGTGCTATCGTCCGCCGCTTGCGTCCCCGGCATGGCAAGCCCGCCTGGCCGGCTGGGAACGCAAGGCCGGTGACTGGCAGCTGTCCGGTGGCGGCTTCTATCTATTGGTGGCGCGCAAGATCGTCGTTGGCTTGCGACCGGTCCGCCAGGTGCGCCGCGAGCCTATGGGCAAATTGATCCCGCTGCCGATGGCCAAGGTCAATCGTCGTCATCTGGAACCGTAA
- a CDS encoding muconate cycloisomerase family protein, with protein MLSSAIESIETIIVDLPTIRPHKLAMHTLQNQTLVIIRVRSKDGIEGIGESTTIGGLAYGNESPDSIKTNIDKHFAPLLLGQDGCNINAAMLRLERSIRGNTFAKSGIETALLDAHGKRLGLPVSELLGGRVRDSLPVAWTLASGDTAKDIAEAEQMLDLRRHRIFKLKIGAGEVDRDLAHVIAIKKALGDRASVRVDVNQAWDEAVALRACRILGGNGIDLIEQPISRNNRCGMVRLNAMSPAPIMADESIECVEDAFNLAREGAASVFALKIAKNGGPRAVLRTAAIAEAAGIGLYGGTMLEGGIGTLASAHAFLTLNKLSWDTELFGPLLLTEDILSEPPVYRDFHLHVSQAPGLGLSLDEERLAFFRRDKTSTAIHPA; from the coding sequence ATGCTTTCTTCTGCCATTGAATCGATCGAGACGATCATCGTCGATCTACCGACTATCCGCCCGCACAAGCTGGCGATGCACACCCTGCAGAATCAGACGCTGGTGATCATCCGCGTGCGCAGCAAAGACGGCATCGAAGGCATCGGCGAATCGACCACCATCGGTGGCCTGGCCTACGGCAATGAAAGCCCGGACAGCATCAAGACCAACATCGACAAACACTTTGCGCCACTGCTGCTAGGGCAGGACGGGTGCAACATCAACGCGGCGATGTTGCGCCTGGAGCGCAGCATTCGCGGCAATACCTTTGCCAAATCCGGTATCGAAACCGCTTTGCTCGATGCCCACGGCAAGCGCCTTGGGCTGCCGGTCAGCGAGTTACTCGGTGGCCGTGTACGTGACTCGTTGCCGGTGGCCTGGACGCTGGCCAGCGGCGATACCGCCAAGGACATCGCCGAAGCCGAGCAAATGCTCGACCTGCGCCGCCACCGGATCTTCAAGTTGAAGATCGGTGCCGGCGAAGTCGACCGCGATCTGGCTCATGTCATTGCGATCAAAAAAGCCTTGGGCGACCGTGCCAGTGTGCGCGTCGACGTCAACCAGGCCTGGGACGAAGCGGTGGCGCTACGGGCTTGCCGGATTCTCGGTGGCAATGGCATCGACCTGATCGAACAACCGATTTCGCGCAATAACCGTTGCGGCATGGTGCGCCTCAACGCGATGAGCCCCGCGCCGATCATGGCCGATGAATCGATCGAGTGTGTGGAAGATGCGTTCAATCTGGCGCGCGAAGGCGCGGCTTCGGTGTTCGCACTGAAAATCGCCAAGAACGGCGGCCCCCGCGCAGTGTTGCGTACCGCAGCGATTGCCGAAGCGGCAGGTATTGGCCTGTACGGCGGCACCATGCTTGAAGGCGGGATTGGCACGCTGGCCTCGGCCCATGCCTTTCTCACGCTGAACAAACTGAGCTGGGATACCGAGCTGTTCGGCCCGCTGTTGCTGACAGAAGACATCCTCAGCGAGCCGCCGGTTTACCGCGATTTCCATTTGCATGTTTCGCAGGCACCCGGCCTTGGCCTGAGCCTGGACGAAGAGCGTCTGGCGTTTTTCCGCCGCGACAAAACCTCCACTGCCATTCATCCCGCCTGA
- the gloB gene encoding hydroxyacylglutathione hydrolase, which produces MIQISALPAFTDNYIWLLQDHHNQRCAVVDPGDAAPVQAWLTMHPGWRLSDILITHHHHDHVGGVEQLKKATGATVYGPASENIPGRDVALNDNDRVSVLGWEFDVFAVPGHTLGHIAYYHQGLLFCGDTLFAAGCGRLFEGTPEQMHHSLSRLAALPEDTRVYCTHEYTLSNLRFAAAVEPNNPEIAERLKKVSQLREAGHMSLPSTLALEKLTNPFLRTGETSVKEKADERNGQDNRAPSEVFAALRTWKDTF; this is translated from the coding sequence ATGATACAGATCAGTGCCCTTCCCGCCTTCACCGACAACTACATCTGGTTGTTACAGGATCACCACAACCAGCGTTGCGCCGTGGTCGATCCGGGTGATGCCGCACCCGTGCAGGCCTGGTTGACCATGCACCCGGGGTGGCGGCTCAGCGACATTCTGATCACTCATCACCACCATGATCACGTCGGCGGTGTCGAGCAACTCAAAAAAGCGACGGGCGCCACCGTCTACGGCCCGGCGAGCGAAAACATCCCTGGACGGGACGTGGCCCTGAACGATAACGACCGCGTCAGCGTACTCGGTTGGGAGTTCGATGTGTTCGCGGTGCCCGGCCACACGCTGGGCCATATCGCTTATTACCATCAAGGCTTGCTGTTTTGTGGCGACACCCTGTTCGCTGCCGGTTGCGGGCGTTTGTTTGAAGGCACACCGGAGCAAATGCACCACTCCCTCAGCCGTCTGGCCGCACTGCCCGAAGACACACGGGTGTACTGCACCCACGAGTACACCCTGAGCAATCTGCGCTTTGCCGCGGCTGTCGAGCCGAATAACCCGGAGATTGCCGAACGACTCAAGAAGGTTTCCCAGTTACGCGAGGCCGGACACATGTCCCTGCCGTCGACCCTGGCGCTGGAGAAGCTCACCAACCCTTTTTTGCGTACCGGCGAAACATCTGTTAAAGAAAAAGCAGACGAACGGAATGGCCAGGATAACCGGGCTCCGAGTGAGGTTTTTGCGGCCCTGAGGACTTGGAAAGATACGTTCTAG
- the catC gene encoding muconolactone Delta-isomerase encodes MLFHVKMTVNLPVDMDPERAAQLKFDEKSLAQRLQQQGKWRHLWRIAGLYANYSVFDVDSVQELHDLLMQLPLYPYMAIEVNAMCRHPSSIHEDDR; translated from the coding sequence ATGTTATTTCACGTAAAAATGACCGTGAACCTGCCGGTCGACATGGACCCAGAGCGCGCCGCCCAGCTCAAGTTCGACGAAAAGTCCCTGGCCCAGCGCCTGCAACAGCAGGGCAAGTGGCGCCATCTGTGGCGCATCGCCGGGCTCTACGCCAATTACAGCGTGTTCGATGTCGACAGTGTGCAGGAACTGCACGACCTGCTAATGCAACTGCCGCTTTATCCCTACATGGCTATCGAAGTGAATGCGATGTGCAGGCATCCTTCCTCTATTCATGAGGATGATCGCTGA
- a CDS encoding LysR family transcriptional regulator has translation MELRHLRYFQVLGQTLNFTRAAERLHIAQPPLSRQIQQLEDELGVVLLERGRPLRLTEAGRFFLEHSSALLEQLSKVCDNTRRIGLGEKTWLGIGFAPSTLYGVLPELIRRLRSNEPLELELGLSEMTTLQQVQALKAGRIDVGFGRIRIDDPAIIQTVLNEDRLVAALPAGHPLLAGPISLTELADEPFVLYPGNPRPSYADHVIALFESYGVSIKVAQWTNELQTAIGLVGAGIGVTLVPASVQLLHRDDIGFTPVLETNATSPIILSRRVGDVSPGLSHCLKLIEALRLRDPK, from the coding sequence ATGGAACTGCGTCATCTGCGTTACTTTCAGGTGCTGGGCCAAACCTTGAACTTCACCCGCGCCGCCGAACGCCTGCACATCGCTCAGCCACCGTTGAGCCGGCAGATTCAGCAACTGGAAGATGAACTCGGGGTGGTGTTGCTGGAACGTGGACGACCTCTGCGTCTGACCGAAGCCGGACGGTTTTTCCTTGAACACTCCAGCGCCCTGCTTGAGCAACTGAGCAAGGTCTGCGACAACACCCGACGTATCGGCTTGGGCGAGAAGACCTGGCTGGGTATCGGTTTCGCCCCTTCGACCCTTTATGGGGTGTTGCCGGAACTGATCCGGCGCCTGCGCAGTAATGAGCCGCTGGAGCTGGAGCTGGGCTTGTCGGAAATGACCACGTTGCAACAAGTGCAAGCGCTCAAGGCTGGACGTATCGATGTCGGCTTCGGGCGGATCCGCATCGATGACCCGGCAATCATTCAAACCGTATTGAATGAAGACCGTCTGGTGGCGGCCCTGCCCGCCGGGCATCCGCTGCTGGCCGGCCCCATCAGCCTCACCGAGTTGGCCGATGAGCCGTTTGTGCTCTACCCTGGCAATCCCCGCCCCAGCTATGCCGACCATGTGATCGCGCTGTTCGAGTCCTACGGTGTGAGCATCAAGGTCGCGCAATGGACCAACGAACTGCAAACCGCCATTGGCCTGGTGGGCGCCGGTATCGGCGTCACGCTGGTGCCGGCCTCGGTGCAGTTGCTGCATCGCGACGACATCGGTTTCACCCCGGTATTGGAAACCAATGCCACGTCGCCGATCATCCTGAGTCGACGTGTCGGCGATGTATCACCGGGGTTGAGTCATTGCCTGAAATTGATCGAAGCGTTACGCCTGCGCGATCCGAAATGA